A stretch of the Azospirillum brasilense genome encodes the following:
- a CDS encoding Glu/Leu/Phe/Val family dehydrogenase yields the protein MDDLLSGALSRLDEAAKHVEVDSEVLEKLKYAKETLSVRLSVRMDDGSRRSFPAWRCRYDDTRGPTKGGIRFHPSSNVEEVTTLAFWMTFKCAVMNLPYGGGKGAVKVDPHSLSKSELERLSRAYVQAFAGMIGPDRDIPAPDVYTNSMIMGWMADEYSSIVRQPSPAVITGKPLPLGGSLGRDDATARGGYYLIKHLEEDLRLSGSARRVVIQGYGNAGFHIARLLHADGYRIVGLSDSRGAIVCADGLDPQAVQTAKERGGSVTAYTENGARAVTGDELLGTDCEILVPAALEDQIHKGNAGLIKASVVLELANGPVTPDADRILNEAGVVVLPDILANAGGVTVSYFEWVQNRQGYYWGLDEIHERLRAIMETEGRRVWNMGTTRTIPMRTAAYAHALERLSKAIAAHGTQPFFVG from the coding sequence ATGGACGATCTGCTTTCGGGGGCGCTGAGCCGCCTGGATGAAGCCGCCAAGCACGTCGAGGTGGATTCCGAGGTTCTCGAGAAACTGAAATACGCCAAGGAGACTCTGAGCGTCCGCCTGTCCGTGCGCATGGATGACGGTTCGCGGCGCTCCTTCCCGGCGTGGCGGTGCCGCTACGACGACACGCGCGGCCCGACCAAGGGCGGCATCCGCTTCCACCCGAGTTCCAACGTGGAGGAGGTGACCACGCTGGCCTTCTGGATGACCTTCAAGTGCGCGGTGATGAACCTGCCCTACGGCGGGGGCAAGGGCGCGGTGAAGGTCGATCCGCACAGCCTGTCGAAGTCGGAGCTGGAGCGCCTGTCGCGGGCCTATGTCCAGGCCTTCGCCGGCATGATCGGACCCGACCGCGACATCCCGGCGCCGGACGTCTACACCAACTCCATGATCATGGGGTGGATGGCCGACGAGTACAGCTCCATCGTGCGCCAGCCGAGCCCGGCGGTCATCACCGGCAAGCCGCTGCCGCTCGGCGGGTCGCTCGGGCGCGACGACGCGACCGCGCGCGGCGGCTACTACCTGATCAAGCATCTGGAAGAGGATCTGCGCCTGTCCGGATCGGCCCGCCGGGTGGTGATCCAGGGCTACGGCAACGCCGGCTTCCACATTGCCCGACTGCTGCACGCGGACGGCTACCGCATCGTCGGCCTGTCCGATTCCCGCGGCGCCATCGTCTGCGCGGACGGGCTGGACCCGCAGGCCGTGCAGACCGCCAAGGAGCGGGGCGGCTCGGTGACCGCCTACACCGAAAACGGCGCCCGCGCGGTGACCGGCGACGAGCTGCTGGGCACCGATTGCGAGATCCTGGTCCCCGCGGCGCTGGAGGATCAGATCCACAAGGGCAACGCCGGGCTCATCAAGGCAAGCGTCGTCCTGGAACTCGCCAACGGCCCGGTCACGCCGGACGCCGACCGCATCCTGAACGAGGCCGGCGTCGTCGTCCTGCCCGACATCCTGGCGAACGCCGGCGGCGTGACCGTGTCCTATTTCGAGTGGGTGCAGAACCGTCAGGGCTACTATTGGGGTCTCGACGAGATTCACGAGCGCCTGCGCGCGATCATGGAGACCGAGGGCCGCCGGGTCTGGAACATGGGCACGACCCGAACCATCCCGATGCGCACGGCGGCCTACGCCCACGCGCTGGAACGGCTGTCGAAGGCCATCGCCGCGCACGGTACGCAGCCGTTCTTCGTTGGCTGA
- a CDS encoding ATP-binding protein yields MPFPPASRASGAPAILTGRDMVLLSLAFLAAYLPIDWLTFIHPRPSLNITPWNPPAGLYMALLLWTGARGLPMVYATLILADLVVRGHPASIASLLLSNLAIVAGYGAAAHVLRHRVAIGLALNRVRDVGWLVGVTFLSAAVVAPVFVGVFVLDGALPASDLPTLAFQYWLGDAIGIAVVTPFVLLLHRPDRTPAWSVPKTPTAAQTAAIAAALLLVFLPIGDGQFNLFYVLFLPLVWVAVSHGLPGAVLAALAIQSGLIAGLQAIGLPLGAVVYHQTLMLALAITALFLGALVSERREIEVRLREHQTELAHLSRLTVTGEMASALAHELNQPLLAAISYARAAQRLLEGDDTPPRAHELIDKAVIQAERAGEVIRGLRTFLSKGSLQLAPESAREILRETLTLVRGDAAYNRVQLRVDMAEPLPPVLCDRIQIEQVLLNLVHNSIEAIAAAGSPVREVVLRVRATPPDGLTFEVEDSGPGVSAGMVDHLYSPFATTKPAGMGLGLPICRSIVESHGGRLWLGRTGSTGAVFQVFLPAARSDTRPSHDPDR; encoded by the coding sequence ATGCCTTTCCCACCCGCCAGCCGTGCATCGGGAGCGCCGGCCATCCTGACCGGCCGGGACATGGTCCTGCTGTCCCTTGCCTTCCTGGCGGCCTATCTGCCCATCGACTGGCTGACCTTCATCCACCCCCGCCCGAGCCTCAACATCACGCCGTGGAACCCGCCGGCCGGGCTCTACATGGCCCTTCTGCTGTGGACCGGCGCGCGCGGCCTGCCGATGGTCTACGCCACGCTGATCCTGGCCGATCTTGTGGTGCGGGGGCATCCGGCCTCGATCGCCTCGCTGCTGCTCTCCAACCTCGCCATCGTCGCCGGGTACGGGGCGGCCGCCCATGTCCTGCGCCACCGGGTGGCGATCGGTCTGGCGCTGAACCGCGTGCGCGACGTCGGCTGGCTGGTCGGCGTGACCTTCCTGAGCGCCGCCGTCGTGGCGCCCGTCTTCGTCGGCGTGTTCGTCCTGGACGGGGCCTTGCCCGCCTCCGACCTGCCGACGCTGGCCTTCCAATACTGGCTGGGCGACGCCATCGGCATTGCCGTGGTCACGCCCTTCGTCCTCCTCCTGCACCGGCCGGACCGGACGCCCGCCTGGAGCGTGCCGAAGACGCCCACCGCCGCCCAGACGGCCGCCATCGCCGCAGCCCTTCTGCTCGTCTTCCTGCCCATCGGCGACGGCCAGTTCAACCTGTTCTACGTCCTGTTCCTGCCCCTCGTCTGGGTCGCCGTGTCGCACGGCCTGCCGGGCGCGGTGCTGGCGGCCCTGGCCATTCAGAGCGGCCTGATCGCCGGGCTGCAGGCGATCGGCCTTCCCCTGGGCGCGGTGGTCTATCACCAGACGCTGATGCTGGCCCTGGCCATTACGGCCCTGTTCCTCGGCGCGCTGGTCAGCGAGCGGCGCGAGATCGAGGTCCGGCTGCGCGAACACCAGACCGAGCTGGCCCATCTCTCGCGCCTCACGGTGACCGGAGAGATGGCCTCCGCCCTGGCCCACGAGCTGAACCAGCCGCTGCTGGCCGCCATCAGCTACGCGCGCGCCGCCCAGCGCCTCTTGGAGGGCGACGACACGCCGCCGCGCGCCCACGAGCTCATCGACAAGGCGGTGATCCAGGCGGAACGCGCGGGCGAGGTCATCCGCGGGCTGCGCACGTTCCTGAGCAAGGGGTCGCTTCAACTGGCGCCGGAATCGGCCAGGGAGATCCTGCGCGAGACGCTGACGCTGGTGCGGGGGGACGCGGCCTACAACCGTGTCCAGCTGCGGGTGGACATGGCCGAGCCGCTTCCCCCCGTGCTGTGCGACCGCATCCAGATCGAGCAGGTCCTCCTCAACCTCGTGCACAACAGCATCGAGGCCATCGCCGCGGCCGGCAGCCCGGTGCGCGAGGTCGTCCTGCGCGTCCGGGCCACGCCGCCGGATGGCCTGACCTTCGAGGTCGAGGACAGCGGCCCCGGCGTGTCGGCGGGCATGGTCGACCATCTCTACTCGCCCTTCGCCACCACAAAGCCGGCGGGCATGGGGCTCGGCTTGCCCATCTGCCGCTCGATCGTCGAGAGCCACGGCGGCAGGCTGTGGCTCGGCCGCACCGGTTCGACCGGTGCCGTTTTCCAGGTCTTTCTGCCCGCAGCCCGTTCAGACACCCGGCCATCCCATGACCCAGACCGATAA
- a CDS encoding response regulator transcription factor: protein MTQTDKTSTGEPTVFIIDDDEAVRDALSVLVEVAGLSVRTFVNALEFLHRYSPEQPGCVVADLRMPFMDGLELQEELARRGCGLPVIIITAHGEVSSAVTAFRSGAVDFLEKPFDDGVFLRRVHEALQRDAHQRRDRSAAESALAKLALLSPRERDVAALMVEGCANKAIAIRLGIGVRTVETHRANILSKLDIRTVPELMRLWMHIP, encoded by the coding sequence ATGACCCAGACCGATAAAACCTCCACCGGCGAACCGACCGTCTTCATCATCGACGACGACGAGGCGGTCCGCGACGCGCTCTCCGTTCTGGTCGAGGTGGCCGGCCTGTCCGTGCGCACCTTCGTCAACGCGCTGGAATTCCTGCACCGCTACAGCCCGGAGCAGCCGGGTTGCGTGGTGGCCGACCTCCGCATGCCCTTCATGGACGGGCTGGAGCTTCAGGAGGAGCTGGCCCGGCGCGGCTGCGGCCTGCCGGTCATCATCATCACCGCCCATGGCGAGGTGAGTTCCGCCGTCACCGCCTTCCGGTCCGGAGCGGTCGATTTCCTGGAAAAGCCGTTCGACGACGGCGTCTTCCTGCGCCGCGTCCACGAGGCCCTGCAGCGCGACGCCCACCAGCGCCGGGACCGCTCCGCCGCGGAGTCCGCCCTGGCGAAGCTGGCCCTTCTCAGCCCCCGGGAACGGGATGTCGCGGCGCTGATGGTGGAGGGCTGCGCCAACAAGGCCATCGCGATCCGCCTGGGGATCGGCGTCCGCACGGTGGAAACCCACCGGGCGAACATTCTCAGCAAACTCGACATCCGGACGGTTCCGGAACTCATGCGCCTGTGGATGCACATACCGTGA
- a CDS encoding energy transducer TonB, with translation MSVATFDPNDLPDGEERTAPALARWGGSLVVVLGAHALLALAALSWHVAMEEAPAMPPAVMLDLPPMPETPAAEPPPTLESMLPEPELPPEPVIEPEPEPEPIPEIAPEPPPPVPAEVSLPEPPPKPKPKPKEEPKPKPKAEPPKPRPQPQTPPKPVTEAPANAAPAAAPPSGAPAQAAPVPRNSNALPTWHGAVLGHLERYKRYPRIAQMRRQQGVPQVHITLDRQGRVLAVRLHKGSGFEALDEETIALVERASPLPAPPPDVAQDRMELVVPVQYFLR, from the coding sequence ATGAGCGTGGCGACCTTCGATCCCAACGACCTGCCGGACGGCGAGGAGCGCACGGCGCCCGCCCTGGCGCGCTGGGGCGGCAGTCTGGTGGTCGTGCTGGGCGCCCACGCCCTTCTGGCGCTCGCCGCGCTGTCCTGGCACGTGGCGATGGAAGAGGCGCCGGCCATGCCGCCCGCGGTGATGCTCGATCTGCCGCCGATGCCGGAAACGCCGGCCGCGGAGCCGCCGCCGACCCTGGAATCGATGCTCCCCGAACCGGAGCTGCCGCCCGAGCCGGTGATCGAGCCGGAACCGGAACCCGAGCCCATCCCCGAGATCGCCCCGGAGCCGCCCCCGCCCGTCCCGGCGGAGGTTTCCCTGCCGGAGCCGCCGCCCAAACCGAAACCCAAGCCCAAGGAAGAGCCCAAGCCGAAGCCCAAGGCCGAGCCGCCGAAGCCGCGCCCCCAGCCGCAGACGCCGCCCAAACCGGTGACGGAAGCCCCGGCCAACGCCGCCCCCGCCGCCGCCCCGCCTTCGGGCGCCCCAGCCCAGGCGGCGCCGGTGCCGCGCAACAGCAACGCGCTGCCCACGTGGCACGGCGCCGTGCTCGGTCATCTGGAGCGCTACAAGCGCTACCCCCGCATCGCCCAGATGCGGCGCCAGCAGGGCGTTCCGCAGGTCCACATCACGCTCGACCGGCAGGGCCGGGTGTTGGCGGTGCGGCTGCACAAGGGCTCGGGCTTCGAGGCGCTGGACGAGGAGACGATCGCCCTGGTTGAACGCGCCTCCCCGCTCCCGGCCCCGCCCCCGGACGTGGCGCAGGACCGCATGGAGCTGGTGGTGCCGGTGCAGTACTTCCTGCGCTGA
- the exbD gene encoding TonB system transport protein ExbD, whose product MAARLDDGDDLTESHDINVTPFIDVMLVLLIIFMVAAPLATVDVPVDLPASTAQPQPRPDKPLFLTIQADKSLSVGDTPVARESLAAALDGVTNGDKGARVFLRADRSVDYGALTEVMNALRAAGYLKIALVGLEGAAAK is encoded by the coding sequence ATGGCGGCGCGTCTGGACGACGGCGACGATCTCACCGAGTCGCACGACATCAACGTCACGCCCTTCATCGACGTGATGCTCGTGCTGCTCATCATCTTCATGGTGGCGGCCCCGCTGGCGACGGTGGACGTGCCGGTGGACCTGCCGGCCTCCACCGCCCAGCCGCAGCCGCGGCCCGACAAGCCCCTGTTCCTGACCATCCAGGCCGACAAAAGCCTGTCGGTGGGCGACACGCCGGTGGCGCGGGAATCCCTGGCGGCGGCGCTGGACGGGGTGACCAACGGCGACAAGGGCGCGCGCGTCTTCCTGCGCGCCGACCGCAGCGTGGATTACGGCGCGCTGACCGAGGTGATGAACGCGCTGCGCGCCGCCGGCTATCTGAAGATCGCCCTGGTCGGGCTGGAAGGCGCGGCCGCGAAATGA
- the exbB gene encoding tonB-system energizer ExbB translates to MFTALHTRSIAAMAAAGTLLSSGLGWAQGVPATNGGAPAAPAPMAAPVAPPVTTPAADALAPLAAPDAAAGAAAGLDHMTAATAILPHDLSPWGMFMAASPVVQAVMIGLALASVATWTIFLAKSLELSKAKRKARVSLAALEQARSLTQAAESIGFEKTPATAFLRAVIAEAHQSADAPSQEGLKERAASRLERIEAAEGRRMMRGTGILASIGSTAPFVGLFGTVWGIMVSFIGIAKSQTTNLAVVAPGIAEALLATAIGLVAAIPAVVIYNGFARSIGGYRAQLGDSSAAVLRLLSRDMDRRALPRTVSKAAE, encoded by the coding sequence ATGTTCACAGCGCTTCACACCCGTTCCATCGCCGCGATGGCCGCCGCCGGCACCCTCCTGTCGAGCGGACTTGGCTGGGCGCAGGGCGTCCCCGCAACCAACGGCGGCGCTCCCGCGGCACCGGCTCCGATGGCGGCTCCCGTGGCGCCTCCCGTGACGACGCCCGCCGCCGACGCGCTGGCCCCGCTGGCGGCCCCGGACGCTGCGGCGGGAGCGGCCGCCGGGCTGGACCACATGACCGCCGCGACGGCGATCCTGCCGCACGACCTGTCCCCCTGGGGCATGTTCATGGCGGCGAGCCCGGTGGTGCAGGCCGTGATGATCGGGCTGGCGCTGGCCTCGGTGGCGACCTGGACCATCTTCCTCGCCAAGTCGCTGGAACTGTCGAAGGCCAAGCGCAAGGCGCGGGTCTCCCTGGCGGCGCTGGAGCAGGCGCGTTCGCTGACCCAGGCGGCGGAAAGCATCGGCTTCGAGAAGACCCCGGCCACCGCCTTCCTGCGCGCCGTGATCGCCGAGGCGCACCAGTCGGCCGACGCCCCCTCGCAGGAGGGTCTGAAGGAGCGCGCGGCCTCCCGCCTGGAGCGGATCGAGGCGGCGGAGGGGCGGCGCATGATGCGGGGCACCGGCATCCTCGCCAGCATCGGCTCCACCGCCCCCTTCGTCGGGCTGTTCGGCACGGTGTGGGGCATCATGGTCAGCTTCATCGGCATCGCCAAGTCGCAGACGACCAACCTCGCCGTGGTGGCGCCGGGCATCGCCGAAGCGCTGCTGGCGACGGCCATCGGCCTCGTCGCGGCCATCCCGGCGGTGGTGATCTACAACGGCTTCGCCCGCTCCATCGGCGGCTACCGCGCCCAGCTCGGCGACTCCTCGGCGGCGGTGCTGCGGCTGCTGAGCCGCGACATGGACCGCCGCGCCCTGCCGCGCACCGTGTCCAAGGCGGCGGAGTAA
- a CDS encoding Lin0512 family protein, translated as MKQVMFVELGMGADLHGQDVTKAAVRAVRNAIERNSMPGMRALVDGDTSRMQVRVHLAVPADADRLDLEAVRAVFPYGQVSFNVVSGGMLAPSGIFLADKNDRNEMIYIVNAAVEVGV; from the coding sequence ATGAAGCAGGTGATGTTCGTCGAACTCGGCATGGGCGCCGATCTGCATGGGCAGGACGTGACCAAGGCCGCGGTGCGCGCCGTGCGCAACGCCATCGAGCGCAACTCCATGCCCGGCATGCGCGCGCTCGTCGATGGCGACACCAGCCGGATGCAGGTCCGCGTCCATCTCGCCGTTCCGGCGGACGCCGACCGTCTGGACCTGGAGGCCGTGCGGGCCGTCTTCCCCTATGGACAGGTTTCCTTCAACGTGGTGTCCGGCGGCATGCTGGCGCCCAGCGGCATCTTCCTGGCCGACAAGAACGACCGCAACGAGATGATCTACATCGTCAACGCCGCGGTGGAGGTCGGGGTGTAA
- a CDS encoding reprolysin-like metallopeptidase, giving the protein METAGRTTGGVGDPLFVRAFDSGRRWGVPPDGAATAPYSLTYGWVVDAGIRYVPGFRPLNDSQKAMALQAMGEWSAVANLAFVETTAPMTANLQFHMSQLDAFGASGMAYYPNPAGSYIYLDPESAGYRTYVHEIGHALGLKHPGDYNGTGGGTPPFLPPAEDNRTNTVMSYYGVWPGGLGVYDVAAIQRLYGPNPTVRAGDDLYLLTPGAPGRYLWDGGGNDTLSAAGSDVPVTIDLTGGWGWFSAQAPSILAQNQFFVGYGTRIETVIGGPAGDRVTGSAFADTLMGAAGDDTLAGGAGNDLLDGGPGDDTALYDFPSANVFVTVDPLGGGADLTVTGAGGTDRLRGIERLVFADRTVTRQEAAAALPRAAPDERAIVQDGAMSYEVRMAPYSGPVAGLKNQFLGTAAGEAVVGSGQGDFMNLLGGNDAAQGGGGDDVLDGGTGSNFLTGGAGTDTFNVDGRGEGVTWSTITDLQPAEWAVAWGWTDTLSKLTWEDLAGAAGYQGATARIDLDGNGGADLSLTFSGKTPGGLLAMPGQVGTDSYLAFRIG; this is encoded by the coding sequence ATGGAGACCGCCGGCCGGACGACGGGCGGCGTCGGCGACCCGCTGTTCGTCCGGGCCTTCGACAGCGGGCGCCGCTGGGGCGTGCCGCCGGACGGTGCCGCGACGGCGCCCTACAGCCTGACCTACGGCTGGGTCGTGGATGCCGGCATCCGCTACGTGCCCGGCTTCCGTCCCCTCAACGACAGCCAGAAGGCCATGGCGTTGCAGGCGATGGGGGAGTGGAGCGCCGTCGCCAACCTCGCCTTCGTGGAAACGACGGCGCCGATGACCGCCAACCTGCAATTCCATATGAGCCAGTTGGACGCCTTCGGCGCCTCCGGCATGGCCTACTACCCCAACCCGGCGGGCTCCTACATCTACCTCGACCCCGAATCGGCCGGATACCGGACCTATGTGCATGAGATCGGCCACGCGCTGGGCCTGAAGCATCCCGGCGACTACAACGGCACGGGCGGCGGCACCCCGCCCTTTCTGCCGCCGGCCGAGGACAACCGGACCAACACGGTCATGTCCTATTACGGCGTCTGGCCCGGCGGGCTGGGCGTCTACGACGTCGCCGCGATCCAGCGCCTCTATGGCCCCAACCCCACCGTGCGCGCCGGCGACGACCTGTATCTCCTGACGCCGGGCGCGCCGGGGCGCTACCTCTGGGATGGCGGCGGCAACGATACCCTGTCCGCGGCGGGGTCGGATGTTCCCGTCACCATCGACCTGACGGGCGGCTGGGGATGGTTTTCCGCGCAGGCGCCGTCGATCCTGGCCCAGAACCAGTTCTTCGTCGGCTACGGCACCCGCATCGAGACCGTCATCGGGGGGCCGGCCGGCGACCGGGTGACCGGCTCGGCCTTCGCCGACACGCTGATGGGCGCCGCCGGAGACGACACGCTGGCCGGCGGCGCGGGCAACGATCTTCTCGACGGCGGACCCGGAGACGACACGGCGCTGTACGACTTCCCCTCCGCCAACGTCTTCGTGACCGTCGATCCGTTGGGAGGCGGAGCGGACCTGACGGTCACCGGGGCCGGCGGCACCGACCGGCTGCGCGGCATCGAACGGCTGGTCTTTGCCGACCGCACGGTCACCCGGCAGGAGGCCGCGGCCGCCCTGCCCCGCGCCGCGCCGGACGAACGCGCCATCGTTCAGGATGGCGCCATGAGCTACGAGGTGCGGATGGCCCCCTATTCCGGCCCGGTCGCCGGCCTGAAAAACCAGTTCCTGGGAACGGCCGCGGGAGAGGCGGTCGTCGGCAGCGGCCAGGGCGATTTCATGAATCTGCTCGGCGGGAACGACGCCGCGCAGGGCGGAGGCGGAGACGACGTGCTGGACGGCGGCACGGGCTCCAACTTCCTGACCGGCGGGGCCGGCACGGACACCTTCAACGTCGATGGTCGGGGCGAAGGCGTCACGTGGTCCACCATCACCGACCTGCAACCGGCGGAATGGGCGGTCGCCTGGGGCTGGACGGACACCCTTTCCAAACTGACCTGGGAGGATCTGGCGGGCGCCGCCGGCTATCAGGGGGCCACCGCGCGAATCGACCTGGACGGCAATGGCGGCGCCGACCTCAGCCTGACCTTCAGCGGAAAGACCCCCGGCGGGTTGCTCGCCATGCCCGGACAGGTGGGCACCGACAGCTATCTTGCCTTCCGGATCGGCTGA
- a CDS encoding septal ring lytic transglycosylase RlpA family protein has protein sequence MPQDIEFEETSAPVVPDIEPVYVHKGKASYYADFFHGRTTASGERFSQNRLTAASRRLPLGSRVTVTNADNGRSVEVVINDRGPYVKGRVIDLSRKAATELGMIEDGVVNVRVEARPSDQPNRSLRQRLEQMVAALYPDRKPVTEPPVTVAERPEPDLDNTNLGGTDLGAAD, from the coding sequence ATGCCGCAGGACATCGAGTTCGAGGAAACATCCGCGCCGGTCGTTCCGGACATCGAACCGGTTTATGTTCATAAGGGGAAGGCGTCCTATTACGCCGATTTCTTCCATGGCCGGACCACCGCGTCGGGGGAGCGCTTCAGCCAGAACCGGCTGACCGCCGCGTCCCGCCGGCTTCCCCTGGGCAGCCGGGTGACCGTGACCAACGCCGACAACGGGCGCAGCGTCGAGGTCGTGATCAACGACCGCGGCCCCTATGTGAAGGGCCGGGTGATCGACCTGTCCCGGAAGGCCGCCACCGAATTGGGCATGATCGAAGACGGCGTGGTGAACGTCCGCGTCGAAGCCCGGCCCTCCGACCAGCCGAACCGCTCTCTGCGGCAGCGGCTGGAGCAGATGGTCGCCGCGCTCTATCCCGATCGCAAGCCCGTGACCGAACCGCCCGTGACCGTCGCCGAGCGTCCCGAACCGGATTTGGACAACACGAACCTTGGCGGCACGGATTTGGGCGCCGCCGACTAG